One window of Bactrocera tryoni isolate S06 chromosome 2, CSIRO_BtryS06_freeze2, whole genome shotgun sequence genomic DNA carries:
- the LOC120767464 gene encoding uncharacterized protein LOC120767464, with protein MKITLVIAAVCIAVAYADPAISQARSSTATSTKPGRFLSLPVPAKCARRPKEFSYRGRNMFLSSHVPALANKKVDWLDGRNLCREYCMDLVALETQEKNNLIFRVIQQNDVPYIWTAGRICDFAGCENRPDLEPKNVYGWFWSATREKIQATNRIPQGWGYNPWSQTGHKKRPQPDNAEYDINQTKEQCLSVLNNVYNDGIAWHDVACYHEKPVICEDNDELLRYVAATNPGIRL; from the exons atgAAAATCACATTGGTGATAGCTGCTGTCTGCATAGCAGTGGCGTACGCTGATCCCGCCATCAGTCAAGCCCGCTCCTCCACAGCCACATCAACGAAACCTGGCAGATTCTTGTCACTGCCAGTGCCAGCGAAATGTGCCAGac GTCCCAAAGAATTCTCCTACCGCGGTCGCAACATGTTCTTGAGCAGCCACGTGCCAGCGCTTGCCAACAAGAAGGTCGATTGGTTGGATGGCCGCAACTTGTGCCGTGAATACTGCATGGACTTGGTCGCTTTGGAGACCCAAGAGAAGAACAATCTGATCTTCCGTGTCATTCAACAGAACGATGTGCCTTACATTTGGACCGCTGGTCGTATCTGCGATTTTGCTGGTTGTGAAAATCGTCCCGATTTGGAACCCAAGAACGTTTACGGTTGGTTCTGGTCTGCAACTCGTGAGAAGATTCAAGCCACCAACCGCATTCCACAAGGCTGGGGCTACAATCCATGGTCACAAACCGGTCACAAGAAGCGTCCACAACCCGACAATGCTGAATACGACATCAACCAGACCAAGGAACAATGCTTGTCCGtgttgaacaacgtttacaatgATGGTATTGCTTGGCACGATGTTGCTTGCTATCACGAGAAACCTGTCATCTGTGAGGATAACGATGAATTGCTGCGCTATGTTGCGGCCACAAATCCAGGCATTCGTCTTTAa
- the LOC120769526 gene encoding U2 small nuclear ribonucleoprotein auxiliary factor 35 kDa subunit-related protein 1 isoform X2 codes for MPGKRRPWRKELKKQQRKRKRRNAAITRDRLLEEEDAKKLKDCAYQQFLQQQALLEAQKLREIERLHDAEEEAWLRRDLLAHRQFRLQQQQRAAAEDAANAIRAQQEKELLAKLAEEQRRRDEREKREAAAAVEFEQMMKCMETFLNNGGEPPAELRRMVESRPGQKLCALYERTNCCRYGPSCINNHRRPLLSNVIVVRHFFMHPLLEEENEHREYANADGNLELSEQDLCEAYNEFFEDVVPEFEVFGYIQNFRAIRNILRHLRGHVFVEYIEERSALKAFIKLQGRYYAGKQLNVEFANIQTWRNAICGLSNSRKCLNGNKCHYLHLFNNPDNKYNTPMVINRTPSIKAYMATPLLSWNAVTASDVKQSSRNWRWSESPEVEVSTARDALETNKTETSNTKRSSGSEVKDIDNMNVAQTSGKSHTDNNKKHKRKKHKHEREKAHKKHKRKRAHSSDSIDSEDEYRDKRQSKQKSEISKSSSWGLTYNDDSGNHRRSAHKEVMNKDKSRSRSKTRDKSSKKEERKKSTIS; via the exons atgccGGGTAAAAG GAGACCGTGGcgaaaagaattgaaaaaacaacaacgaaaacgcAAAAGACGAAATGCTGCTATTACACGCGATCGGCTGTTggaagaag AAGACGCAAAGAAACTCAAAGATTGTGCTTATCAACAGTTTTTACAACAGCAAGCGCTGCTTGAAGCGCAGAAATTACGCGAAATTGAAAGACTGCACGACGCAGAAGAAGAAGCTTGGCTTAGACGTGACCTATTAGCTCATCGCCAGTTCCgcctgcaacaacagcaacgtgcCGCAGCGGAAGATGCTGCAAACGCTATACGCGCACAGCAAGAAAAGGAATTGTTAGCAAAGTTAGCAGAGGAGCAACGGCGACGTGATGAACGTGAAAAACGTGAAGCGGCCGCTGCTGTTGAATTTGAGCAAATGATGAAATGTATGGAAACATTTCTCAATAATGGAGGTGAGCCGCCAGCAGAACTACGTCGTATGGTAGAATCACGACCCGGACAGAAGTTATGCGCCTTATATGAACGTACAAATTGCTGCCGTTATGGACCGTCTTGCATTAACAATCATCGCCGACCATTACTCTCCAATGTCATTGTGGTGCGTCACTTCTTTATGCATCCCCTATTGGAAGAGGAAAATGAACATCGGGAATATGCGAATGCTGATGGCAACCTGGAGTTAAGTGAACAAGATTTATGTGAAGCTTACAATGAATTCTTCGAAGATGTGGTGCCGGAATTCGAAGTGTTCGGCTATATACAGAATTTTCGGGCAATACGAAATATACTGCGGCACTTGCGAGGTCATGTGTTTGTCGAGTATATAGAAGAAAG atcTGCACTAAAGGCTTTTATAAAGCTTCAAGGACGTTATTATGCTGGAAAACAACTAAATGTTGAATTTGCAAACATACAGACGTGGCGTAATGCAATTTGTG gtTTATCGAATTCGCGTAAATGCCTCAACGGCAACAAATGTcattatttacatttgtttaatAATCCAGACAATAAGTACAACACACCAATGGTTATTAATAGAACACCCAGTATTAAAGCCTATATGGCCACACCGTTACTaag CTGGAATGCGGTGACAGCAAGCGATGTGAAGCAAAGCTCGCGCAATTGGCGTTGGTCCGAGAGCCCTGAAGTGGAGGTATCAACAGCGAGAGATGCGTTGGAGACTAATAAGACCGAAACTAGCAACACAAAACGTAGTAGTGGTAGTGAAGTTAAAGATATCGATAACATGAATGTTGCGCAAACTAGTGGCAAGAGTCATACTGATAATAACAAAAAGCATAAgcgaaaaaaacataaacatgaACGAGAAAAAGCACATAAGAAGCATAAACGGAAACGCGCGCACAGTTCCGACAGCATTGACAGCGAAGATGAATATCGTGATAAACGACAGAGTAAGCAAAAAagcgaaatttcaaaatcgtCATCGTGGGGTTTAACTTATAACGATGACAGCGGTAACCATAGACGATCGGCACATAAAGAAGTAATGAACAAAGATAAAAGTCGAAGCCGCTCAAAGACAAGAGATAAAAG TTCAAAAAAGGAGGAAAGAAAAAAGTCGACAATTTCGTGA
- the LOC120769526 gene encoding U2 small nuclear ribonucleoprotein auxiliary factor 35 kDa subunit-related protein 1 isoform X1 produces MPGKRRPWRKELKKQQRKRKRRNAAITRDRLLEEEDAKKLKDCAYQQFLQQQALLEAQKLREIERLHDAEEEAWLRRDLLAHRQFRLQQQQRAAAEDAANAIRAQQEKELLAKLAEEQRRRDEREKREAAAAVEFEQMMKCMETFLNNGGEPPAELRRMVESRPGQKLCALYERTNCCRYGPSCINNHRRPLLSNVIVVRHFFMHPLLEEENEHREYANADGNLELSEQDLCEAYNEFFEDVVPEFEVFGYIQNFRAIRNILRHLRGHVFVEYIEERSALKAFIKLQGRYYAGKQLNVEFANIQTWRNAICGLSNSRKCLNGNKCHYLHLFNNPDNKYNTPMVINRTPSIKAYMATPLLSWNAVTASDVKQSSRNWRWSESPEVEVSTARDALETNKTETSNTKRSSGSEVKDIDNMNVAQTSGKSHTDNNKKHKRKKHKHEREKAHKKHKRKRAHSSDSIDSEDEYRDKRQSKQKSEISKSSSWGLTYNDDSGNHRRSAHKEVMNKDKSRSRSKTRDKSSSKKEERKKSTIS; encoded by the exons atgccGGGTAAAAG GAGACCGTGGcgaaaagaattgaaaaaacaacaacgaaaacgcAAAAGACGAAATGCTGCTATTACACGCGATCGGCTGTTggaagaag AAGACGCAAAGAAACTCAAAGATTGTGCTTATCAACAGTTTTTACAACAGCAAGCGCTGCTTGAAGCGCAGAAATTACGCGAAATTGAAAGACTGCACGACGCAGAAGAAGAAGCTTGGCTTAGACGTGACCTATTAGCTCATCGCCAGTTCCgcctgcaacaacagcaacgtgcCGCAGCGGAAGATGCTGCAAACGCTATACGCGCACAGCAAGAAAAGGAATTGTTAGCAAAGTTAGCAGAGGAGCAACGGCGACGTGATGAACGTGAAAAACGTGAAGCGGCCGCTGCTGTTGAATTTGAGCAAATGATGAAATGTATGGAAACATTTCTCAATAATGGAGGTGAGCCGCCAGCAGAACTACGTCGTATGGTAGAATCACGACCCGGACAGAAGTTATGCGCCTTATATGAACGTACAAATTGCTGCCGTTATGGACCGTCTTGCATTAACAATCATCGCCGACCATTACTCTCCAATGTCATTGTGGTGCGTCACTTCTTTATGCATCCCCTATTGGAAGAGGAAAATGAACATCGGGAATATGCGAATGCTGATGGCAACCTGGAGTTAAGTGAACAAGATTTATGTGAAGCTTACAATGAATTCTTCGAAGATGTGGTGCCGGAATTCGAAGTGTTCGGCTATATACAGAATTTTCGGGCAATACGAAATATACTGCGGCACTTGCGAGGTCATGTGTTTGTCGAGTATATAGAAGAAAG atcTGCACTAAAGGCTTTTATAAAGCTTCAAGGACGTTATTATGCTGGAAAACAACTAAATGTTGAATTTGCAAACATACAGACGTGGCGTAATGCAATTTGTG gtTTATCGAATTCGCGTAAATGCCTCAACGGCAACAAATGTcattatttacatttgtttaatAATCCAGACAATAAGTACAACACACCAATGGTTATTAATAGAACACCCAGTATTAAAGCCTATATGGCCACACCGTTACTaag CTGGAATGCGGTGACAGCAAGCGATGTGAAGCAAAGCTCGCGCAATTGGCGTTGGTCCGAGAGCCCTGAAGTGGAGGTATCAACAGCGAGAGATGCGTTGGAGACTAATAAGACCGAAACTAGCAACACAAAACGTAGTAGTGGTAGTGAAGTTAAAGATATCGATAACATGAATGTTGCGCAAACTAGTGGCAAGAGTCATACTGATAATAACAAAAAGCATAAgcgaaaaaaacataaacatgaACGAGAAAAAGCACATAAGAAGCATAAACGGAAACGCGCGCACAGTTCCGACAGCATTGACAGCGAAGATGAATATCGTGATAAACGACAGAGTAAGCAAAAAagcgaaatttcaaaatcgtCATCGTGGGGTTTAACTTATAACGATGACAGCGGTAACCATAGACGATCGGCACATAAAGAAGTAATGAACAAAGATAAAAGTCGAAGCCGCTCAAAGACAAGAGATAAAAG TAGTTCAAAAAAGGAGGAAAGAAAAAAGTCGACAATTTCGTGA